The following are encoded in a window of Phragmites australis chromosome 22, lpPhrAust1.1, whole genome shotgun sequence genomic DNA:
- the LOC133904271 gene encoding uncharacterized protein LOC133904271 isoform X4 — translation MDAGDHDTSIDHDFFLQGLTGDYGPFDTSAAGDDGPDGEPPVGSHPDPGDAAGVPSSGSTSAHTLASSGSKRSRAGTSEVWQDFERIYKEEDGVSVRYAKCYICKNELSAKPSGGTGHLKRHAISCKRKSGAAMKQTVLQYNPDGSVHHWEYDSANARKELCRFIARADLPLNIAYKQYCVAMGVRPRKFALDMPVLHQEVQTLRHDRLRAPEFQHPEGS, via the exons atggatgccggtgatcatgatacatccatagatcatgatttttttctccaaggactcacaggggactatggcccctttgatactagtgctgcaggtgatgatggacccgacggtgaacctccggttggttcacatccagatccaggtgatgcagcaggagtgccatcgtcaggctctacaagtgcgcacacattagcaagcagcgggtctaaaagatcaagagccggtacttccgaagtttggcaagactttgaaaggatctacaaagaggaagatggggtaagtgtcaggtatgctaagtgttatatttgtaaaaatgaattatctgcaaagccctcgggtggaacggggcacttgaagaggcacgccataagttgcaagcgaaagagtggagcagccatgaagcagacggtgttgcagtacaaccccgacggctctgttcatcattgggagtacgactctgccaatgctcgaaaagagctatgtcgcttcattgcaagagcggatctaccactcaatatcg catataaacagtattgtgttgcaatgggtgtgcgtccacgtaagtttgctctggacatgccg gttcttcatcaagaagttcagactcttcgtcacgatcgtctacgggcaccggaattccaacatccggaggggagctaa
- the LOC133904271 gene encoding uncharacterized protein LOC133904271 isoform X3, with protein MDAGDHDTSIDHDFFLQGLTGDYGPFDTSAAGDDGPDGEPPVGSHPDPGDAAGVPSSGSTSAHTLASSGSKRSRAGTSEVWQDFERIYKEEDGVSVRYAKCYICKNELSAKPSGGTGHLKRHAISCKRKSGAAMKQTVLQYNPDGSVHHWEYDSANARKELCRFIARADLPLNIGSSSRSSDSSSRSSTGTGIPTSGGELTTFIDSDVISHEQENFNILQCFF; from the exons atggatgccggtgatcatgatacatccatagatcatgatttttttctccaaggactcacaggggactatggcccctttgatactagtgctgcaggtgatgatggacccgacggtgaacctccggttggttcacatccagatccaggtgatgcagcaggagtgccatcgtcaggctctacaagtgcgcacacattagcaagcagcgggtctaaaagatcaagagccggtacttccgaagtttggcaagactttgaaaggatctacaaagaggaagatggggtaagtgtcaggtatgctaagtgttatatttgtaaaaatgaattatctgcaaagccctcgggtggaacggggcacttgaagaggcacgccataagttgcaagcgaaagagtggagcagccatgaagcagacggtgttgcagtacaaccccgacggctctgttcatcattgggagtacgactctgccaatgctcgaaaagagctatgtcgcttcattgcaagagcggatctaccactcaatatcg gttcttcatcaagaagttcagactcttcgtcacgatcgtctacgggcaccggaattccaacatccggaggggagctaactaccttcatcgacagtgacgttatcagccacgaacaagaaaacttcaacatactgcaatg tttcttctga
- the LOC133904271 gene encoding uncharacterized protein LOC133904271 isoform X2 — translation MDAGDHDTSIDHDFFLQGLTGDYGPFDTSAAGDDGPDGEPPVGSHPDPGDAAGVPSSGSTSAHTLASSGSKRSRAGTSEVWQDFERIYKEEDGVSVRYAKCYICKNELSAKPSGGTGHLKRHAISCKRKSGAAMKQTVLQYNPDGSVHHWEYDSANARKELCRFIARADLPLNIAYKQYCVAMGVRPRKFALDMPHGGQTLLTEAHWFFIKKFRLFVTIVYGHRNSNIRRGANYLHRQ, via the exons atggatgccggtgatcatgatacatccatagatcatgatttttttctccaaggactcacaggggactatggcccctttgatactagtgctgcaggtgatgatggacccgacggtgaacctccggttggttcacatccagatccaggtgatgcagcaggagtgccatcgtcaggctctacaagtgcgcacacattagcaagcagcgggtctaaaagatcaagagccggtacttccgaagtttggcaagactttgaaaggatctacaaagaggaagatggggtaagtgtcaggtatgctaagtgttatatttgtaaaaatgaattatctgcaaagccctcgggtggaacggggcacttgaagaggcacgccataagttgcaagcgaaagagtggagcagccatgaagcagacggtgttgcagtacaaccccgacggctctgttcatcattgggagtacgactctgccaatgctcgaaaagagctatgtcgcttcattgcaagagcggatctaccactcaatatcg catataaacagtattgtgttgcaatgggtgtgcgtccacgtaagtttgctctggacatgccg catgggggtcaaactttactcacggaagcgcattg gttcttcatcaagaagttcagactcttcgtcacgatcgtctacgggcaccggaattccaacatccggaggggagctaactaccttcatcgacagtga
- the LOC133904271 gene encoding uncharacterized protein LOC133904271 isoform X1 yields MDAGDHDTSIDHDFFLQGLTGDYGPFDTSAAGDDGPDGEPPVGSHPDPGDAAGVPSSGSTSAHTLASSGSKRSRAGTSEVWQDFERIYKEEDGVSVRYAKCYICKNELSAKPSGGTGHLKRHAISCKRKSGAAMKQTVLQYNPDGSVHHWEYDSANARKELCRFIARADLPLNIGSSSRSSDSSSRSSTGTGIPTSGGELTTFIDSDVISHEQENFNILQWWHEHKTNYPVLSLLARDLLTVPVSTVSSEAAFSLTGRIIEERRTNLSSEMVEILTIVKDWEQAEARMQHTAENTELEESFQNLYLDADENV; encoded by the exons atggatgccggtgatcatgatacatccatagatcatgatttttttctccaaggactcacaggggactatggcccctttgatactagtgctgcaggtgatgatggacccgacggtgaacctccggttggttcacatccagatccaggtgatgcagcaggagtgccatcgtcaggctctacaagtgcgcacacattagcaagcagcgggtctaaaagatcaagagccggtacttccgaagtttggcaagactttgaaaggatctacaaagaggaagatggggtaagtgtcaggtatgctaagtgttatatttgtaaaaatgaattatctgcaaagccctcgggtggaacggggcacttgaagaggcacgccataagttgcaagcgaaagagtggagcagccatgaagcagacggtgttgcagtacaaccccgacggctctgttcatcattgggagtacgactctgccaatgctcgaaaagagctatgtcgcttcattgcaagagcggatctaccactcaatatcg gttcttcatcaagaagttcagactcttcgtcacgatcgtctacgggcaccggaattccaacatccggaggggagctaactaccttcatcgacagtgacgttatcagccacgaacaagaaaacttcaacatactgcaatggtggcatgagcacaagacgaattatccagtcctttcactgttagcgcgagatttgttaacggttcctgtatctacagtttcttctgaggctgccttcagtcttacaggaaggataatcgaagagagaagaacaaatctgtcaagtgagatggttgaaatactcaccatagtaaaggattgggaacaagctgaagcacgaatgcaacacactgcagaaaatactgagcttgaagaatcattccaaaatttgtatctagatgctgatgagaacgtgtaa